The Fusarium musae strain F31 chromosome 10, whole genome shotgun sequence DNA window CCCTGGCAGCCAATGCATGTCACTGATCGAAAATTGACGATTGCGGCTGAGCAGTCATGTCATGCCTTTTTGTTGCCCTGTCAAGATTGTTATCCCATTCAATTGGGATTCAAACGGGACAAGCCACATCTGTTTCGGTTTCTTCCGACAAAATGGCAATTGTATTTTCCGATGGCAGGCAGTGCCTTTCCTGGTTACTCCCCTGAAGATGGCCTTGGAGGACCTGAATTTGGATTGATGACTGAAGATATGTCTTCAGACGATGTCTCTTTCAACCCAAGATCGTGGTCCGACATAATCTGGGGCGGGCACCGcggcctcttcttcgcttCCTCCAGGATTAGGGATTCTCCTTGTCTCATCCCTCTTCGACTCAATCAACTTCCTCTGTTCTTCCGTCTGAACGAGAGGCGGAGGTAACAAACCCTTGTCGGGATGATACCACTGCTCTTTCGGCGTGTTCTTGCCATCGACACCACGAAAGTCAATCTCATTTTCGGGACGGAAAGGAAGACGGTCAAGGAGCGCCTTGATCAATTGAGGCGATAACGGTATTGCATCGTGAACATCGCGGTCTGGGCCCAGCGAGCGCAGAATGCCATCTTTGCCGAGGGTGAAGACACCGTCGTAGGAGGGATGGTGCTCCAATTTTCCCCAAATATCACTGAGCTCGGCTTGGTGTTTGCTGATGGCTGCCCATTGAGCTCGGCGACTAGCGTTGGAGTCCTGGGCTTGTACTTGGGCATCGCACTGGCTTGAAGACATATTGAAAGAGCTGATTTTTCCGAGGCCAGATATTTAATGAAACACGTTTGAGATAATTCTTTGTGAACAAGAGGCTGCCTAAAATATTGTAATCTGTTTTGCTGGGCCAGCTTCTGTGTATGATGGATGTCGAATCATGCGCCGCCTTTCAACTTACTTCCTCCAGAGGTGACCTTGGTGCCATCATCAGTTGCAGGGGTGTTGTCCTTCTCTGGGATCAGATGCATGGGTATGAACAGGGGTCTCGGCCCACGAACAAATCATATCGATCCCAGGGCAAGTCAGCATGAAGATGCTGTCCGTCGCCTCAAATTCCAGAGTGACGCAGCTACCGTTCTTCAAGTTCGCATTACTTACATGTGAGCTTTGAGGGTATTGATGGTCATTGGGAAGCTGCTTTGgagtataaaaataataacaGGAAGTCATAACAACGGCTGATTCTCAGTTCACAAACAAAACCTTGGGCAGGGAAGCCAATACACTGACTTGCATGTACCTCTGGAAAGCCAAGATGTATAAAAGCGAAAAGGTAGCGTAGTGTTCGATGGACGAGGTCATGCCATC harbors:
- a CDS encoding hypothetical protein (EggNog:ENOG41), which gives rise to MAPRSPLEECDAQVQAQDSNASRRAQWAAISKHQAELSDIWGKLEHHPSYDGVFTLGKDGILRSLGPDRDVHDAIPLSPQLIKALLDRLPFRPENEIDFRGVDGKNTPKEQWYHPDKGLLPPPLVQTEEQRKLIESKRDETRRIPNPGGSEEEAAVPAPDYVGPRSWVERDIV